CAAAATTAATCGGCTTGGTAATAAAATCAAACGCACCTCTATTCATAGCTGTACGGATATTATCCATATCTCCATATGCTGATACAATTACAGACTTAAGAAGTTTGTGCTTTTCATTCAAACGCGTCAGCAATGTAAGTCCATCCATCTCTGGCATGTTGATATCACTCAATACAATATCCACATCACTATGCGCTGCCAATTGTTCCAGAGCTTGCAAACCATTAAACGCAAAAACAAACTCATACTTTTGCTCGCGTATTTTTTGGCGGAACTTTTGCTTGATCAGCACTTCCAAATCGGACTCATCATCTACAACTAATATTTTTGCCATTATATTTTTTCTTTTAACTTATCCTTCAATAATCCAAAATCCAAGGGTTTTGTTAAAAAATCATCTGCCCCCAAAGACATGGCAGTATTATAATTTTCAACATCACCATATGCGGTAATCATCATCACGACATGTGGTGGTTCATGGTGCTCTTGCTTTATATGCTTGAGGAGAGAAAGGCCACTCATAAACGGCATATTAATGTCCGATAATATTAAAACGGCCTCATGGTTATGGGCATTTAATAAGACGATTGCCTCTTCTCCTGAAAAAGCAAATAAAAATTCAATTTCGCTATTTTTTATTTCTTTTCTGAATTTTTGCTCAAATAAATTTTGAATATCCCTTTCATCATCAACAACAAGTATTTTCATCAGACCTGTTAAATTATAGGTAAAATTATTATAAATTCTGTGTATTCCCCCTCTTTAGTATGCACGCTAAGTTCTCCTCCATGTGCCTTCACAATATCATAACTTAAAGACAATCCCAACCCAGTGCCCTGGCCGGCCGGTTTGGTAGTAAAGAAAGGTTGAAAGATTTTATCCAGAATTTTCTGAGGAATTCCATTACCATTATCCCTTACAGCAATGCTCACCTGATTTAAATGTTTCTTTGTTGTAACGGTTACCAAAGGTTCAAATTCCTTAGTATTCTCTTTCCTTTTCTGATCCACAGCATAAAAGGCATTAGTGAATAAATTGAGAATTACCCTTCCTATATCTTGTGGAATAATATTGATCTTCCCAATATCATTATCAAAATAAGTCTTCATTGCAGAATTAAACGATTTTTCTTTAGCTCTTAATCCATGATAGGCCAATCTTAAGTATTCATCTACCAACGCATTGATATCTGTGGGTTCTTTAATCCCATTACTGCTACGGCTATGTTGCAGCATTCCCTTTACTATGGCATCGGCTCGCTTACTATGAAAATGTATTTTTTCTTCATTCTCAAAAACATCCTGAGCAATAGATTTTGCATCTTTCAGATTTCCCTGATCGATTTCTTCCTTCATTTCGGTAAGTAACTCTTTGTTGATCTCTGCAAAATTTTTTACAAAATTCAAGGGATTTTGGATTTCATGCGCAATGCCCGCCATAAGCTCGCCGAGGCTTGCCATCTTTTCAGATTGAATTAGTTGTGATTGGGTGGATCTAAGTTCATTATGCGCTTTTTCCAGAGCAATAAATGCCTGTTTCAATTCTTCTGCTTTTTGCAATTCCAACTCCTTTTTGGAATTTTCAAATTCAAGTTTTAAATTATTAACTAATTGGTATTCTAGATCCCGGTTTGTGTTTGCAACTTGCCTGGACAAATAAACAGACATCGAAATAAGTACAGGTAAAATGCCGGTCAGATAAATCAGGATATACCACAGACTAAGACTAAAATAACTAGAACCAACAAGGAGTGCAACACTTATCAGACTCAAACTGAATAATCCAAATCCAAAACCTATTATCCAGAAGTCATTTATTTTTTTACGAATACCAACTATTACAATTCGAATCATTTCAAGAATAAGCACTAAAAATATGACCAATGATAGCCAAAGAATATATCCAAACCAGAAAATAATGGAAGCTACCAGGATGATGAAAAATATATACCAAAACCGCTTGGGTAAGGATTTGTAAAATAATGAATATAGAAAAGTTAAACCGGTCAAAGGAACTAATGCAAAATAAGGGATCCATAATCGCTTGCACAATATTACTACCGAAGCAATTTCGTTTCCAACTGACTCATGCTCCAGTACACCCCAACACGAAAGTGTAATGGTAAAAATTGCAAAAAAAAGATTACTCTTCTGATTCCTGTAAAAAAGAAACAATATCAGATGAATTAAAGCAAAGGTTAATGGTATGGCAATTACAAGTGATTCTAAAGGTCGAAAAAATTTTGCATTGCTCATGACAATCGGATGTACGATTTCTGGCTTTCCGATGGCCATTGAAAATCCCAGATTACGGATTAGAAAATTTTTATTTTTTAAAAGATAACTACCTGAATATCGAACGGCGATTAAATGTTGGGTTTTAGTAAAAACAATAAATTTAGGTATTAAGGTGGTAGCATTAAAACCCTTTTCCATCTCTGGATTTTTGCTTATTTCGCCATATTTCAAAAATAATTTTCCATCCAAATAAACTTCGGAAGCGCCGAGGTGAAAAATATTTAAGACCAATGGTTTTCCAACCAGCATGGAATCAACTTGTAGATGTAATCGAAATAAACCGATGCCATCCCAACCGGTTTTTGGCAAAGAATCAAGATAAAACAATGAATTTACTGTTTCCCAATTATTATCGTTAAAATAATCATTGGTCCAATCATTACCCATTAAATCAGATTCTCCGGAATGGTACTTCCATTTATGCTCAATCTTGAGGTAGCCCCTTTCAGTTCTGGAGACTGAAGTATTTGACAGCAAACTATCAGAAATATAAAAACCATCATGGTTCGATTGAGCGATCAAATAAAAATTAAAAAAAGAGAAGGCAAAAAATGTTAAAATATTTCTCATTTCAAATTTTTAAAAATACCCTTGCAATCAATTTATGCTTCACAGACTGTCAAAAAAAATCTTCCATCCTTGGGACAATTCACTTTAATAATTTTATTCCGCAAATCATCCTTTTTGCAGCACAACTGTAAATATAACATAATTCACATTGACAATCTGTCCACTTTTTGAGGAAGTAAAATCCCTATCTCAACTAACAAGAATCCAATAAAAACCTCTAACATACTGAAACAGGTGCCCTTAAAGTCAGATAAATTATCAGACTGACTCTTGCTAGTGTATCTGTGCAAATAATTCAATAGGGAAAATCAAATACGATCACCCAAAAAAAATAAAGTTAAAATTTTTAACTCATTGTATTTTAACACTAATTACATTAAAGTTATTTATAATATATTTTTTACAACTCCTTTATCGCGAAAACTATGCAATGCAAAATTGAATCAATCGCAGGAATCCAATTGTATCCATGCTCCATTATCCCGTGAAATGACTAATATTGCCACAATAAAAATCAAATATGTACGAATTTCCGAATTTTGGGAGTGGCGAGGTCATCATGAGTTTTCTCACATTGACTTTTCTCGAAATAGTCCTTGGGGTGGACAACATCATTTTTATCTCTATCACTTCGGGAAAATTACCAATCGAAGACCGCAGAAAAGCTACTAATCTTGGGCTCATCATGGCCATGCTTTTAAGAATTATCTTGTTGTTTGGATTGGTATTCCTGGCTTCTCTTCAAGAACCATTATTCCACATATCAGGCAGTTGGATCGAGGGTGGTTTTTCCATTCAAAGTCTGATCCTCATAACAGGAGGTTTGTTTCTATTGTACAAATCCGTGACCGAAATACATCATAAACTAGAGCAGGATGATCTCGATCAAAGCAATCAGTCCTCCAAGCAAAATGGCCTGTTCAAAGCTATCCTGCAAATTACACTTATCAATCTCATCTTCAGTTTGGATTCAATTTTGACTGCGGTTGGAATGACCAACGGTCTGTATGGCGCGCTCTGGATCATGATTTTGGCAGTGGTCGTATCCATTATCATTATGGTGGCTTTTGCTCACCCGGTAGGTAAATTCGTGAATGAACATCCTACCATCCAAATGCTTGGACTAGCATTCCTGCTCCTGATAGGATTTATGTTGATTACCGAAGGTGCTCACCTCAGCCACTTCAAAGTTTATGGACAAGAAGTTGGTGCTGTGCCAAAAGGCTATTTGTATTTTGCAATTGCCTTTGGCCTTTTGGTTGAAATGCTCAACATGAGTACGAGAAAAAATAAAAAACCTGTACAACTCCACGGAATCTCTGAAGAAGCAAAAACGGCCGGATTTTTTAAAAAAGAAAATGAATGATTTGCAGGAGCTAAATAAAAACCAATTCTACTCATAGTTGTTAACTAAGCGATCATCATTCCTGTTGGATTAAAACATGAACTTTATGCATACGAGGAAGATAGTGTCTGCATACTTTCCCAATCAGAAAAATAATAATTCATGAAAAAACTAATATCATCCCGTGATGACATTGAAGTACTGGTCAGGAATTTTTATAAAAAATTATTACCCAATCCGGTTGTTGGACATTATTTCACCCAAGTAGTGGCACTTGATTTGGAAGCACATTTTCCGAAACTAATTGACTTCTGGGAATCTGTTCTCTTTGGTCAATCAAACTATAGAGGAAACCCCATGTTGGCCCACTTTGCCTTGCATGATAAATCTCCCTTCGAAAAAAAACATTTCGACGAATGGCTAAAACTTTGGAATGAAAGTCTGGATGAACTGTATGAAGGTGAACATGCTGAAACTGCCCGGACACGTGCAGAAAGTATAGCTGGTATAATGGCGTATAAAATGGGGATTAATTAAAATGCAAAATTTTGCATTTTAATTATTTTTTATTGAACCATCAAAATCATTAGTTACCATTTTAATCCTGCCTTATTAAGAAATAATAATTCAATTTTAAAATACATTCAACTGAATCTAAATCAATCAAGATGGATCAAAACTTTTGGGAATCACGTTGGGAACAAAAACTAACCGGATGGGACATTGGGCATGATTCTCCTCCACTAATAAATTACATGCTGCAAGTACCGGACAAATCTGTCAAAATTCTTATACCCGGATGCGGCAATGCACATGAAACAGAAATATTGCTTAACCTTGGATTTAAAGATATCCACTTAATGGATATTGCCAAGATACCTGCTGATCAACTGCGTAAAAAATTTGCAAACCACCCGGAAGTAACGGTCCATTGCGAAGATTTCTTTAAGCATGAAGGTGCCTATGAGATCATTTTGGAACAAACATTTTTTTGCGCCATAAATCCTGAATTAAGAAAAAAATATGTCGACCAATGTCATAAATTATTAAAACCCGGAGGCAAACTCGTGGGACTTCTTTTTAATAAAGTATTTGACGATCCGGGGCCTCCCTTTGGCGGATCTGAAAAAGAATATCGGGCAATTTTCAAAGAATTATTTAACATTCATACCATGGAACCCTGCAGGAACAGCATTCTTCCAAGACAAAATTCAGAGTTATTTTTTATTTTAACCAAAAAAGAAATTTAATCTGCATTTTTGCGAGTTTTAGTAATAATATTGGCAAATTAAAAATAAATTGAAATATTGATTTGAAATTACTGCACAACAAGCAATAAAATTATACACAGCATTCAAAGCCACATTGCTTTACATTCCTCATCAGGCCAATTATCATTCAATTTAAATTTCTCTCCTGATCATTTGTTATAGATTTGCAGCAAATTAAGCACATGAAATTATTAGAAGGTAAAACGGCAGTCATTACGGGAGGGGCAGCAGGTATTGGAAAAGCAGCCTCTATAAAATTTTTAGAAGAAGGGGCCAATGTAGCGGTATGGGATTTTGATGAAACGAAAGCAATGGCTTGGATGGAAAATCATCCTGCCTATAATTCTTCACTCATTTTCTGCAAGGTAGATACTTCAAATGCACAAATGGTTGAGGCTGCAACCGGTGAAACCATGGCCAAATTCGGTAGCATCGAAATTCTCTTAAACAACGCAGGGATTACCCGAGATTCCACCTTATTGAAAATGAGTTTCGAGCAATGGCAACAAGTCATCAATGTCAATCTGACCGGTGTGTACAACTGTGCAAGAATCATTGCTCCGATTATGGCCGAAAAAGGTTACGGACGCATTATATCTGCTGCATCAGTGGTGGCACTTTACGGAAATTTTGGGCAAACAAATTATGCCGCTGCAAAAGCCGGTGTGGTAGGTATGACCAAGACCTGGGCAAAAGAACTTGGCAAAAAAGGAATTACTGCCAACGCAATTGCTCCGGGCTTTATCATGACTGAAATGGTGGCCGGAATGCCGGAAGAAAGAATACAAGCGGTTCGTGAAAAAGTTCCGGTGGCAAGATTGGGCAAGGTGGAAGAGGTTGCAGATCTGTATGCATTTCTTGCCAGTGACAAAGCTGCTTATATCAACGGGGCGACCATCAGCATTGATGGCGGAGTAATGCTGTAGGTATTAAGCCTACAAACTGAACTGGCAAAACTTTTATCAATTAGATTGATAGATGTTTTACTCTATCTATTGAATTACTAATTTAACTGATTTAGGAAGAAAAATAATTCCTTTATTTGAGAAATTTATTTTAAAATAATTCATCGCGCTCATTTTAAAATATTGACGAATCAGTTAAGAGTTCAGTCATCTTTATTAAAAGATTGCACTGATCAAAAATGGCTACATAGATTTTTTACAGCTTATTTACTATCATTGTTCTCGCATGTTAAAATATAAAATTGCGATCAAAATAAATGCAGTTGTATTTCTCTCTATTGCAAGATAGGACCCAGCCATTTTTTTCCTGTGCTAAGATCCCATTTTTTTCTTGTACAATAATCTGTAAGCTGATCTTCATGTATTTCTGAAATTCCAAAATATTTGGAATCCGGATGTGCAAAATACCAACCGCTTACAGAGGCTGCAGGATGCATGGCCATACTTTCTGTTAGCGTGATTCCAATTTTATCTTCCACATCCAGTAAGGACCACAATAATTTCTTTTCTGTATGATCTGGACATGCAGGATATCCAGGAGCAGGTCTGACACCTGCATACTTTTCTTTAATGAGTGAATCATTGTCCAGCATTTCATCAGAGGCATAGCCCCAGATTTCTTTTCTGACTTTGGCATGCATATACTCGGCAGCCGCTTCTGCAAAACGATCTGCTATAGCCTTTACCATGATGGCATGATAATCATCATGCGCTCTTTCATACTCACCAACCAATTCCTCCACGCCAAATCCTGCTGAAACTGCAAAGGCCCCAACAAAATCTTTCTTGCCGGATTCTACCGGAGCAATAAAATCTGATAAACAAAGATTTGCCTGACCACTGGCCTTCTTTACCTGTTGGCGCAGGTGATGCAACTTAATTAATTCGTGGTCACGTACATCTGAATTGTATAAAATTAAATCATCACCAAGTGAATTTGCAGGAAAAATACCTACCTCTGCTTTAGCTTGAATTAATTTTTCTGATACTATTTTATTCAACAGTGCTTTTGCATCATTGAATAGTTTTTGGGCCTCCACTCCAACCACTTCATCCTGTAAAATGGCCGGATATTTCCCTGCCAATTCCCATGATTGAAAAAATGGGGTC
This region of Candidatus Vicinibacter affinis genomic DNA includes:
- a CDS encoding TerC family protein, producing MYEFPNFGSGEVIMSFLTLTFLEIVLGVDNIIFISITSGKLPIEDRRKATNLGLIMAMLLRIILLFGLVFLASLQEPLFHISGSWIEGGFSIQSLILITGGLFLLYKSVTEIHHKLEQDDLDQSNQSSKQNGLFKAILQITLINLIFSLDSILTAVGMTNGLYGALWIMILAVVVSIIIMVAFAHPVGKFVNEHPTIQMLGLAFLLLIGFMLITEGAHLSHFKVYGQEVGAVPKGYLYFAIAFGLLVEMLNMSTRKNKKPVQLHGISEEAKTAGFFKKENE
- a CDS encoding group III truncated hemoglobin codes for the protein MKKLISSRDDIEVLVRNFYKKLLPNPVVGHYFTQVVALDLEAHFPKLIDFWESVLFGQSNYRGNPMLAHFALHDKSPFEKKHFDEWLKLWNESLDELYEGEHAETARTRAESIAGIMAYKMGIN
- a CDS encoding response regulator; translated protein: MKILVVDDERDIQNLFEQKFRKEIKNSEIEFLFAFSGEEAIVLLNAHNHEAVLILSDINMPFMSGLSLLKHIKQEHHEPPHVVMMITAYGDVENYNTAMSLGADDFLTKPLDFGLLKDKLKEKI
- the fabG gene encoding 3-oxoacyl-ACP reductase FabG, whose translation is MKLLEGKTAVITGGAAGIGKAASIKFLEEGANVAVWDFDETKAMAWMENHPAYNSSLIFCKVDTSNAQMVEAATGETMAKFGSIEILLNNAGITRDSTLLKMSFEQWQQVINVNLTGVYNCARIIAPIMAEKGYGRIISAASVVALYGNFGQTNYAAAKAGVVGMTKTWAKELGKKGITANAIAPGFIMTEMVAGMPEERIQAVREKVPVARLGKVEEVADLYAFLASDKAAYINGATISIDGGVML
- a CDS encoding GHKL domain-containing protein, coding for MGNDWTNDYFNDNNWETVNSLFYLDSLPKTGWDGIGLFRLHLQVDSMLVGKPLVLNIFHLGASEVYLDGKLFLKYGEISKNPEMEKGFNATTLIPKFIVFTKTQHLIAVRYSGSYLLKNKNFLIRNLGFSMAIGKPEIVHPIVMSNAKFFRPLESLVIAIPLTFALIHLILFLFYRNQKSNLFFAIFTITLSCWGVLEHESVGNEIASVVILCKRLWIPYFALVPLTGLTFLYSLFYKSLPKRFWYIFFIILVASIIFWFGYILWLSLVIFLVLILEMIRIVIVGIRKKINDFWIIGFGFGLFSLSLISVALLVGSSYFSLSLWYILIYLTGILPVLISMSVYLSRQVANTNRDLEYQLVNNLKLEFENSKKELELQKAEELKQAFIALEKAHNELRSTQSQLIQSEKMASLGELMAGIAHEIQNPLNFVKNFAEINKELLTEMKEEIDQGNLKDAKSIAQDVFENEEKIHFHSKRADAIVKGMLQHSRSSNGIKEPTDINALVDEYLRLAYHGLRAKEKSFNSAMKTYFDNDIGKINIIPQDIGRVILNLFTNAFYAVDQKRKENTKEFEPLVTVTTKKHLNQVSIAVRDNGNGIPQKILDKIFQPFFTTKPAGQGTGLGLSLSYDIVKAHGGELSVHTKEGEYTEFIIILPII
- a CDS encoding methyltransferase domain-containing protein, which produces MDQNFWESRWEQKLTGWDIGHDSPPLINYMLQVPDKSVKILIPGCGNAHETEILLNLGFKDIHLMDIAKIPADQLRKKFANHPEVTVHCEDFFKHEGAYEIILEQTFFCAINPELRKKYVDQCHKLLKPGGKLVGLLFNKVFDDPGPPFGGSEKEYRAIFKELFNIHTMEPCRNSILPRQNSELFFILTKKEI